A region from the Triticum aestivum cultivar Chinese Spring chromosome 3D, IWGSC CS RefSeq v2.1, whole genome shotgun sequence genome encodes:
- the LOC123079848 gene encoding transcription factor DIVARICATA yields MDLYYQQAAPAARRPWAKEEDKAFEAALVTLPDQAPDRWERVAARLPGRTPQEAWEHYQALVADVDLIERGAVDTPGCWDDDDGCTAAAAPGRRAGKPRGEERRRGIPWSEEEHKLFLDGLEKYGRGDWRNISRFAVRSRTPTQVASHAQKYFIRQANAATRDSKRKSIHDITTP; encoded by the exons ATGGACTTGTACTACCAGCAGGCCgcgccggcggcgaggaggccgtggGCCAAGGAGGAGGACAAGGCGTTCGAGGCGGCGCTGGTGACGCTCCCGGACCAGGCGCCCGACCGGTGGGAGCGCGTCGCGGCGCGGCTCCCGGGGCGCACCCCGCAGGAGGCCTGGGAGCACTACCAGGCGCTCGTCGCCGACGTCGACCTCATCGAGCGCGGCGCGGTGGACACGCCCGGCTGCTGGGACGACGACGACGGCTGCACAGCCGCCGCCGCACCCGGCCGCCGCGCCGGCAAGCCCCGCGGCGAGGAGCGCCGGCGCGGCATACCCTGGTCCGAGGAGGAGCACAA GCTGTTCCTTGACGGGCTGGAGAAGTACGGGCGGGGGGACTGGAGGAACATCTCGCGGTTCGCGGTGCGGAGCCGGACGCCGACGCAGGTGGCCAGCCACGCGCAGAAGTACTTCATCCGCCAGGCCAACGCCGCCACGCGCGACTCCAAGCGCAAGAGCATCCACGACATCACCACCCCTTGA
- the LOC123079849 gene encoding uncharacterized protein: MHSPSKRLITSMSKRLAVSNLQGWADLPDDLLHSIVALLGSSLDLLAFAATCRPWRAAFFSHPSKSTLCFSCPPVLIRQNPIQPPSNGHAKPQRFNLVDPSNTGTNYRCQIREEILQKFYFAGSSYGQLIFFRHRCCLVVDAFSGAEVSPPCLPELNHNVFESYYCSTLTAPLASPNSRLLASTKSSLFDWPVGSDSWSELKLSNVQVRQIVELNGQFIAMDDHMKIYTLQLAPQLGLQDLPIEWCGGKIPSMDSKPFLVVCRDMLLMVCYSLVSLFRGSSFCTLHRLDMSTNPAKWVEMKKLDNWALFVAADIRTPPFSCVNPERWGGRSNCLYYTHHSEPWGVRWLGNEPDLLKDPSASRDLVFGRNMWRYPQSLWVYPSMFYSDRK; this comes from the coding sequence ATGCACAGCCCCAGTAAACGGTTGATTACCTCTATGTCCAAACGCCTTGCTGTGTCCAATCTCCAAGGCTGGGCAGACCTCCCAGATGACCTGCTGCACTCAATTGTTGCTCTCTTGGGCTCCTCCCTTGACCTTCTTGCCTTTGCTGCCACCTGCCGCCCTTGGCGTGCCGCTTTCTTCTCACACCCATCCAAATCTACCTTGTGCTTCTCATGCCCCCCTGTCCTCATCCGACAAAACCCCATCCAACCTCCTAGCAATGGTCATGCCAAGCCACAAAGATTTAACTTAGTTGATCCATCCAACACAGGCACCAACTATCGCTGCCAGATACGTGAAGAAATTCTCCAGAAATTTTATTTTGCTGGTTCTTCCTATGGTCAGCTCATCTTCTTCCGCCACAGATGTTGCCTTGTTGTTGATGCATTTAGTGGTGCAGAAGTTTCACCTCCATGTCTCCCTGAGTTGAACCATAATGTTTTTGAGTCGTACTATTGTAGCACTCTGACTGCTCCCCTTGCATCACCCAACTCACGCCTCCTTGCCAGTACAAAATCCTCCCTATTTGACTGGCCAGTTGGAAGTGACTCTTGGTCtgaactcaagctttccaatgtgCAAGTACGGCAGATTGTGGAATTAAATGGTCAGTTCATTGCCATGGATGATCATATGAAGATCTACACTTTGCAGTTGGCGCCCCAGCTTGGCCTGCAAGACCTACCAATAGAGTGGTGCGGCGGCAAGATACCAAGCATGGATTCGAAACCATTTCTAGTGGTCTGCCGCGACATGCTTCTGATGGTTTGCTATTCTCTGGTATCCCTATTCCGGGGATCAAGCTTCTGTACACTCCACCGCCTTGACATGTCTACCAATCCTGCAAAATGGGTAGAGATGAAGAAGCTGGACAATTGGGCACTCTTCGTTGCAGCTGACATCAGGACCCCACCATTTTCTTGCGTTAACCCAGAACGGTGGGGAGGGAGAAGCAACTGCTTGTACTACACTCACCACTCTGAACCTTGGGGTGTGCGATGGTTGGGCAATGAGCCGGATCTTTTGAAGGATCCATCCGCCAGTCGGGACCTTGTGTTCGGAAGAAATATGTGGCGTTACCCACAGAGCCTCTGGGTGTACCCCAGCATGTTCTATTCTGATCGGAAGTGA
- the LOC123075024 gene encoding protein GL2-INTERACTING REPRESSOR 1-like, which yields MSRNGGKVSKLESLRLSLSRARGGGGGQSSTARPGGGGGSGNGAVSTSPRRLSSSSSSTASPPSSCVSSEGSPDAAAGAPMVLAGCPRCMMYVMLSREDPRCPRCHSAVLLDFNDDQQQRRPRQRR from the coding sequence atgagcaggaacgGCGGCAAGGTGTCGAAGCTGGAGAGCCTGAGGCTGAGCCTGtcgcgggcgcggggcggcggcggcgggcagtcgtcgacggcgcggccgggcggcggcggtggcagcgggaATGGTGCCGTCAGCACGTCCCCGCGGCGGctgtcatcctcgtcgtcgtccaccgcgtCGCCGCCGAGCTCGTGCGTGTCGTCGGAGGGCAGCCCGGACGCGGCGGCCGGCGCGCCCATGGTCCTGGCGGGCTGCCCGCGGTGCATGATGTACGTGATGCTGTCCCGGGAGGACCCGCGGTGCCCCCGCTGCCACAGCGCCGTGCTGCTCGACTTCAACGACGACCAGCAGCAGCGCCGCCCACGCCAGCGCCGGTGA
- the LOC123079847 gene encoding uncharacterized protein — translation MEGAPRANTRRRRLVERGSDRLAFITGQTRDLPPDPDPYPDSPVAEPRLQPKHKSHSSEGDLLHKFNVSSAVPEIQPVYEPPLLRSRDDDETLNKRTYDYGAASVQPKRDMEMRPRSVPPRDMGSMPPRDMGSVPPRDMETRPRSVPPSQPNQADDSSWSLDTLKQLVDFTPQEITQAISATELNRCLASILIAFIVVVSNWGLDVGGTITRVLVCTRPLLFLIITNVTIVMSLLMENRDPNARGRQAGISLGSDGLGLMLELGMLLQKASEAMLMDFSICAVIMICFL, via the exons ATGGAGGGCGCCCCGAGGGCAAACACGCGGCGCCGGCGGCTGGTCGAGAGGGGATCAGATCGCCTGGCCTTCATCACCGGCCAGACGCGCGACCTcccccccgaccccgacccctaccCAG ATTCACCGGTTGCTGAGCCCCGTCTACAACCCAAGCATAAAAGCCACAGTAGCGAAGGCGACCTACTCCACAAATTCAACGTAAGCAGTGCAGTTCCTGAGATCCAGCCAGTATATGAGCCGCCGTTGCTGCGGAGCCGTGATGATGATGAAACCCTCAACAAGAGGACTTATGATTATGGAGCAGCAAGTGTGCAGCCTAAGAGGGACATGGAAATGAGACCAAGATCTGTGCCTCCGAGGGACATGGGATCTATGCCTCCGAGGGACATGGGATCTGTGCCTCCGAGGGACATGGAAACAAGACCCAGATCTGTGCCCCCAAGCCAGCCTAACCAAGCAGACGACTCGTCTTGGTCTCTGGATACTCTGAAGCAACTCGTGGATTTCACGCCGCAGGAGATCACCCAGGCCATCTCAGCCACAGAGCTCAACCGCTGCTTAGCATCCATTCTCATCGCCTTCATTGTGGTTGTTTCTAACTGGGGGCTGGACGTTGGTGGCACCATCACCAGAGTATTGGTTTGCACGAGGCCGCTCCTGTTCCTCATCATAACGAACGTAACCATCGTCATGTCGTTGCTGATGGAGAACAGGGACCCCAATGCGAGGGGCAGACAGGCCGGCATCAGCCTTGGTTCTGATGGCTTAGGGCTGATGCTGGAGCTCGGGATGCTGCTACAGAAGGCGTCTGAAGCTATGCTGATGGACTTCAGCATTTGCGCTGTCATCATGATCTGTTTTCTTTGA